In one window of Calypte anna isolate BGI_N300 chromosome 1, bCalAnn1_v1.p, whole genome shotgun sequence DNA:
- the MITD1 gene encoding MIT domain-containing protein 1 isoform X1: protein MSRAGGDGTAALERAGAETVKRAVELDLASRFQESLVCYQEGIDLLLQAVKATKDESKKQRFRQKISEYMTRAEDIKKHIEKEKRDGKYHKQIRIEANATGFSYEKLFQEYLTEIVSEVWVEDPYIRSVHQLYNFLRFCEMLVKGPCKVKTIHLLTSYDEGHGRSQQISGLEEIQQSLINYGITLNIAFSSSLHDREIRFNNGWMIKIGRGLDYFKKPQGRYSIGYCDLDLRPCHETTVDIFHTKHTKKT from the exons ATGTCGCGGGCCGGGGGTGATGGCACCGCTGCGCTGGAGCGTGCCGGGGCGGAGACGGTGAAGCGGGCGGTGGAGCTGGACCTGGCGTCTCGTTTCCAGGAGTCGCTGGTGTGCTACCAGGAGGGCATCGACCTCCTGCTGCAGGCGGTGAAAG CCACCAAAGATGAGTCCAAAAAGCAGCGTTTCCGGCAGAAAATATCCGAATACATGACCAGAGctgaagacattaaaaaacacattgaaaaagaaaaacgaG ATGGCAAATATCATAAACAGATCAGGATAGAGGCAAATGCAACGGGTTTCAGCTATGAAAAGCTTTTCCAAGAGTACCTGACTGAAATTGTTTCTGAAGTTTGGGTGGAGGACCCATATATTAGATCTGTTCATCAG TTGTATAACTTCCTACGATTCTGCGAGATGCTAGTTAAGGGGCCATGCAAAGTGAAAACAATCCACCTCCTCACTTCCTATGATGAA GGTCATGGGAGGAGTCAGCAGATAAGTGGCTTGGAAGAAATACAACAATCATTGATCAATTACGGAATAACACTGAATATTGCATTTTCATCTTCATTACATGATCGAGAAATTAG attcaACAATGGATGGATGATTAAGATTGGAAGGGGTCTTGATTATTTTAAGAAACCTCAG GGTCGTTACAGCATTGGATACTGTGACTTGGACTTGCGACCTTGTCATGAGACAACAGTGGATATCTTCCATACTAAGCATACAAAGAAAACATGA
- the MITD1 gene encoding MIT domain-containing protein 1 isoform X2: MSRAGGDGTAALERAGAETVKRAVELDLASRFQESLVCYQEGIDLLLQAVKDGKYHKQIRIEANATGFSYEKLFQEYLTEIVSEVWVEDPYIRSVHQLYNFLRFCEMLVKGPCKVKTIHLLTSYDEGHGRSQQISGLEEIQQSLINYGITLNIAFSSSLHDREIRFNNGWMIKIGRGLDYFKKPQGRYSIGYCDLDLRPCHETTVDIFHTKHTKKT; this comes from the exons ATGTCGCGGGCCGGGGGTGATGGCACCGCTGCGCTGGAGCGTGCCGGGGCGGAGACGGTGAAGCGGGCGGTGGAGCTGGACCTGGCGTCTCGTTTCCAGGAGTCGCTGGTGTGCTACCAGGAGGGCATCGACCTCCTGCTGCAGGCGGTGAAAG ATGGCAAATATCATAAACAGATCAGGATAGAGGCAAATGCAACGGGTTTCAGCTATGAAAAGCTTTTCCAAGAGTACCTGACTGAAATTGTTTCTGAAGTTTGGGTGGAGGACCCATATATTAGATCTGTTCATCAG TTGTATAACTTCCTACGATTCTGCGAGATGCTAGTTAAGGGGCCATGCAAAGTGAAAACAATCCACCTCCTCACTTCCTATGATGAA GGTCATGGGAGGAGTCAGCAGATAAGTGGCTTGGAAGAAATACAACAATCATTGATCAATTACGGAATAACACTGAATATTGCATTTTCATCTTCATTACATGATCGAGAAATTAG attcaACAATGGATGGATGATTAAGATTGGAAGGGGTCTTGATTATTTTAAGAAACCTCAG GGTCGTTACAGCATTGGATACTGTGACTTGGACTTGCGACCTTGTCATGAGACAACAGTGGATATCTTCCATACTAAGCATACAAAGAAAACATGA
- the MRPL30 gene encoding 39S ribosomal protein L30, mitochondrial isoform X6 encodes MAAGAVLGKRMVSAVWARCLFTKSRIPDWVIQPRPGDHEKYGGDPEQPHQIHVITRIKSVIGRPYWEKKIIHDLGLDKAHQPRLHKNIPSVNSKLKVVKHLISRIQPLKLPYGLPTEEEMSDTFLTSKGELVIKKRLKPVEQKAIES; translated from the exons ATGGCGGCCGGGGCG GTGCTGGGGAAGAGGATGGTGTCCGCAGTGTGGGCTCGTTGTCTCTTCACCAAGTCGAGAATTCCAGACTGG GTAATTCAGCCACGGCCTGGAGATCATGAAAAGTATGGAGGTGACCCTGAGCAGCCCCACCAAATCCACGTTATTACTAGAATAAAAAGTGTAATCGGTCGTCCATATTGGGAAAAGAAGATAATACATGATCTGGGACTGGATAAA GCACATCAGCCAAGACTGcacaaaaatattccttctgTGAATTCCAAACTGAAAGTTGTTAAACATCTGATAAG CAGAATACAGCCACTGAAGCTGCCTTATGGATTGCCgacagaagaagaaatgtcAGACACATTTCTTACAAGCAAGGGAGAACTTGTGATTAAAAAGCGTCTGAAACCTGTGGAGCAGAAAGCAATTGAGTCATAA
- the MRPL30 gene encoding 39S ribosomal protein L30, mitochondrial isoform X5 — protein MAAGAAGSVGLGHVTHWKVLGKRMVSAVWARCLFTKSRIPDWVIQPRPGDHEKYGGDPEQPHQIHVITRIKSVIGRPYWEKKIIHDLGLDKAHQPRLHKNIPSVNSKLKVVKHLIRIQPLKLPYGLPTEEEMSDTFLTSKGELVIKKRLKPVEQKAIES, from the exons ATGGCGGCCGGGGCGGCGGGCAGTGTGGGCCTGGGGCACGTAACCCACTGGAAG GTGCTGGGGAAGAGGATGGTGTCCGCAGTGTGGGCTCGTTGTCTCTTCACCAAGTCGAGAATTCCAGACTGG GTAATTCAGCCACGGCCTGGAGATCATGAAAAGTATGGAGGTGACCCTGAGCAGCCCCACCAAATCCACGTTATTACTAGAATAAAAAGTGTAATCGGTCGTCCATATTGGGAAAAGAAGATAATACATGATCTGGGACTGGATAAA GCACATCAGCCAAGACTGcacaaaaatattccttctgTGAATTCCAAACTGAAAGTTGTTAAACATCTGATAAG AATACAGCCACTGAAGCTGCCTTATGGATTGCCgacagaagaagaaatgtcAGACACATTTCTTACAAGCAAGGGAGAACTTGTGATTAAAAAGCGTCTGAAACCTGTGGAGCAGAAAGCAATTGAGTCATAA
- the MRPL30 gene encoding 39S ribosomal protein L30, mitochondrial isoform X3, with amino-acid sequence MAAGAAGSVGLGHVTHWKVVARAGVLGKRMVSAVWARCLFTKSRIPDWVIQPRPGDHEKYGGDPEQPHQIHVITRIKSVIGRPYWEKKIIHDLGLDKAHQPRLHKNIPSVNSKLKVVKHLISRIQPLKLPYGLPTEEEMSDTFLTSKGELVIKKRLKPVEQKAIES; translated from the exons ATGGCGGCCGGGGCGGCGGGCAGTGTGGGCCTGGGGCACGTAACCCACTGGAAGGTTGTGGCCCGGGCTGGG GTGCTGGGGAAGAGGATGGTGTCCGCAGTGTGGGCTCGTTGTCTCTTCACCAAGTCGAGAATTCCAGACTGG GTAATTCAGCCACGGCCTGGAGATCATGAAAAGTATGGAGGTGACCCTGAGCAGCCCCACCAAATCCACGTTATTACTAGAATAAAAAGTGTAATCGGTCGTCCATATTGGGAAAAGAAGATAATACATGATCTGGGACTGGATAAA GCACATCAGCCAAGACTGcacaaaaatattccttctgTGAATTCCAAACTGAAAGTTGTTAAACATCTGATAAG CAGAATACAGCCACTGAAGCTGCCTTATGGATTGCCgacagaagaagaaatgtcAGACACATTTCTTACAAGCAAGGGAGAACTTGTGATTAAAAAGCGTCTGAAACCTGTGGAGCAGAAAGCAATTGAGTCATAA
- the MRPL30 gene encoding 39S ribosomal protein L30, mitochondrial isoform X1, whose translation MAAGAAGSVGLGHVTHWKVVARAGVMLGPGWVELNAVLGKRMVSAVWARCLFTKSRIPDWVIQPRPGDHEKYGGDPEQPHQIHVITRIKSVIGRPYWEKKIIHDLGLDKAHQPRLHKNIPSVNSKLKVVKHLISRIQPLKLPYGLPTEEEMSDTFLTSKGELVIKKRLKPVEQKAIES comes from the exons ATGGCGGCCGGGGCGGCGGGCAGTGTGGGCCTGGGGCACGTAACCCACTGGAAGGTTGTGGCCCGGGCTGGGGTAATGCTGGGCCCGGGGTGGGTCGAGCTGAACGCG GTGCTGGGGAAGAGGATGGTGTCCGCAGTGTGGGCTCGTTGTCTCTTCACCAAGTCGAGAATTCCAGACTGG GTAATTCAGCCACGGCCTGGAGATCATGAAAAGTATGGAGGTGACCCTGAGCAGCCCCACCAAATCCACGTTATTACTAGAATAAAAAGTGTAATCGGTCGTCCATATTGGGAAAAGAAGATAATACATGATCTGGGACTGGATAAA GCACATCAGCCAAGACTGcacaaaaatattccttctgTGAATTCCAAACTGAAAGTTGTTAAACATCTGATAAG CAGAATACAGCCACTGAAGCTGCCTTATGGATTGCCgacagaagaagaaatgtcAGACACATTTCTTACAAGCAAGGGAGAACTTGTGATTAAAAAGCGTCTGAAACCTGTGGAGCAGAAAGCAATTGAGTCATAA
- the MRPL30 gene encoding 39S ribosomal protein L30, mitochondrial isoform X2 — protein MAAGAAGSVGLGHVTHWKVVARAGVMLGPGWVELNAVLGKRMVSAVWARCLFTKSRIPDWVIQPRPGDHEKYGGDPEQPHQIHVITRIKSVIGRPYWEKKIIHDLGLDKAHQPRLHKNIPSVNSKLKVVKHLIRIQPLKLPYGLPTEEEMSDTFLTSKGELVIKKRLKPVEQKAIES, from the exons ATGGCGGCCGGGGCGGCGGGCAGTGTGGGCCTGGGGCACGTAACCCACTGGAAGGTTGTGGCCCGGGCTGGGGTAATGCTGGGCCCGGGGTGGGTCGAGCTGAACGCG GTGCTGGGGAAGAGGATGGTGTCCGCAGTGTGGGCTCGTTGTCTCTTCACCAAGTCGAGAATTCCAGACTGG GTAATTCAGCCACGGCCTGGAGATCATGAAAAGTATGGAGGTGACCCTGAGCAGCCCCACCAAATCCACGTTATTACTAGAATAAAAAGTGTAATCGGTCGTCCATATTGGGAAAAGAAGATAATACATGATCTGGGACTGGATAAA GCACATCAGCCAAGACTGcacaaaaatattccttctgTGAATTCCAAACTGAAAGTTGTTAAACATCTGATAAG AATACAGCCACTGAAGCTGCCTTATGGATTGCCgacagaagaagaaatgtcAGACACATTTCTTACAAGCAAGGGAGAACTTGTGATTAAAAAGCGTCTGAAACCTGTGGAGCAGAAAGCAATTGAGTCATAA
- the MRPL30 gene encoding 39S ribosomal protein L30, mitochondrial isoform X4: MAAGAAGSVGLGHVTHWKVLGKRMVSAVWARCLFTKSRIPDWVIQPRPGDHEKYGGDPEQPHQIHVITRIKSVIGRPYWEKKIIHDLGLDKAHQPRLHKNIPSVNSKLKVVKHLISRIQPLKLPYGLPTEEEMSDTFLTSKGELVIKKRLKPVEQKAIES; this comes from the exons ATGGCGGCCGGGGCGGCGGGCAGTGTGGGCCTGGGGCACGTAACCCACTGGAAG GTGCTGGGGAAGAGGATGGTGTCCGCAGTGTGGGCTCGTTGTCTCTTCACCAAGTCGAGAATTCCAGACTGG GTAATTCAGCCACGGCCTGGAGATCATGAAAAGTATGGAGGTGACCCTGAGCAGCCCCACCAAATCCACGTTATTACTAGAATAAAAAGTGTAATCGGTCGTCCATATTGGGAAAAGAAGATAATACATGATCTGGGACTGGATAAA GCACATCAGCCAAGACTGcacaaaaatattccttctgTGAATTCCAAACTGAAAGTTGTTAAACATCTGATAAG CAGAATACAGCCACTGAAGCTGCCTTATGGATTGCCgacagaagaagaaatgtcAGACACATTTCTTACAAGCAAGGGAGAACTTGTGATTAAAAAGCGTCTGAAACCTGTGGAGCAGAAAGCAATTGAGTCATAA